One Gossypium hirsutum isolate 1008001.06 chromosome A11, Gossypium_hirsutum_v2.1, whole genome shotgun sequence genomic window carries:
- the LOC121209971 gene encoding protein RALF-like 33, protein MANPSCFLLPVSLIFVALIIALPTVDASGEHHLSWSPNKSGCQGSMSECMAEDEFDMDSEINRRILQTMQYISYGALQRNTVPCSQRGASYYNCQPGAQANPYNRGCSAITRCRS, encoded by the coding sequence ATGGCTAATCCCTCTTGTTTTCTCCTGCCTGTTTCATTGATCTTTGTGGCTCTGATCATCGCCTTGCCGACCGTCGACGCAAGTGGCGAGCACCATTTGAGCTGGAGTCCAAACAAGTCTGGCTGCCAGGGCTCAATGTCCGAATGCATGGCTGAGGATGAGTTTGACATGGACTCCGAGATCAACAGGCGCATATTGCAGACCATGCAGTACATTAGCTATGGAGCTCTGCAGAGGAACACCGTGCCATGCTCACAAAGGGGTGCATCATACTATAATTGTCAACCGGGAGCACAAGCTAACCCTTACAATCGAGGCTGCAGTGCCATTACTCGTTGCCGGAGTTAA
- the LOC107924175 gene encoding protein LOW PSII ACCUMULATION 1, chloroplastic has product MAVAALALNRQLLCLSYPKIRAKSRPWFPQKTTLLNSQKKPHIFIVSCSSSPTSQSPEANVQTAESCVNLGLSLFSKGRVKDALVQFETALSLDPNPVEAQAALYNKACCLAYQGEAKKAAECLRTALRDYNLKFGTILNDPDLASLRTSPEFKELQEEARLGGEDIGYSFRRDLKLISEVQAPFRGVRRFFYVAFSAAAGISLLFTVPRLFRAIKGGDGASDIWETVGNTGINIGGIIILVALFFWDNKKEEEQLAQISRNETLSRLPLRLSTNRIVELVQLRDTVRPVILAGKKESVSSALQKAERFRSELLRRGVLLVPVIWGEGRTPQVEKKGFGVSKKAATALPSIGEDFEKRAQSITAKSKLKAEIRFRAEVVSPEEWERWIRDQQESEGVTPGEDVYIILRLDGRVRRSGKGMPDWSQIVQELPPMEALLSKIER; this is encoded by the exons ATGGCTGTGGCTGCTCTGGCACTGAACCGGCAACTCCTTTGCCTTTCATACCCAAAGATAAGAGCAAAATCAAGGCCATGGTTCCCGCAAAAAACAACCCTTTTGAATTCTCAAAAGAAGCCTCATATCTTTATAGTTTCTTGCTCTTCCTCTCCAACTTCCCAGTCCCCAGAGGCCAATGTTCAGACTGCTGAGTCTTGTGTCAACCTGGGTCTGTCCCTCTTCTCCAAAGGACGC GTTAAAGATGCCTTAGTCCAGTTTGAAACGGCACTTAGTTTAGACCCAAACCCTGTGGAAGCCCAAGCTGCTCTCTATAACAAAGCCTGCTGTCTTGCCTACCA AGGGGAAGCAAAGAAAGCTGCTGAGTGTCTCCGTACTGCTTTGAGAGACTATAACCTCAAGTTCGGTACAATTCTCAATGATCCTGATCTGGCCTCCCTTAGAACATCACCTGAATTCAAGGAATTGCAAGAAGAG GCCAGGCTGGGTGGAGAAGATATAGGCTACAGCTTCCGAAGAGATCTCAAACTTATCAGTGAAGTCCAGGCCCCGTTTCGTGGAGTTAGGAGATTTTTTTATGTGGCATTCTCTGCAGCTGCTGGAATCTCGCTGTTATTCACTGTACCCAGGCTATTTCGTGCTATTAAAGGAGGTGATGGTGCTTCTGATATTTGGGAAACTGTTGGCAATACTGGCATAAATATTGGAg GTATCATTATTCTTGTGGCGTTATTTTTCTGGGACAACAAGAAGGAGGAAGAGCAACTTGCACAAATATCCCGAAATGAAACACTCTCTAGGTTGCCTTTACGCCTTTCGACCAATCGGATTGTGGAACTTGTGCAGCTACGAGACACTGTTAGACca GTTATTTTAGCAGGGAAAAAAGAATCTGTTTCTTCAGCTTTACAGAAGGCTGAGAGATTTCGATCCGAGCTCCTTAGACGAGGTGTTCTTCTAGTTCCTGTCATTTGGGGTGAAGGTAGAACACCGCAAGTGGAGAAGAAAGGTTTTGGTGTTTCTAAAAAGGCAGCTACTGCTCTTCCTTCTATTGGG GAAGACTTTGAGAAACGAGCTCAGTCTATAACTGCAAAATCAAAGTTGAAAGCTGAAATTCGATTTAGGGCTGAGGTTGTTTCACCAGAAGAATGGGAGAG GTGGATCAGGGATCAACAAGAATCTGAAGGAGTTACCCCTGGTGAGGATGTCTACATAATTTTGCGCCTAGATGGTCGAGTTCGAAGATCGGGAAAG GGAATGCCTGATTGGTCACAAATAGTGCAGGAGCTGCCTCCAATGGAAGCATTGCTAAGCAAAATTGAAAGATAG
- the LOC121209753 gene encoding putative indole-3-acetic acid-amido synthetase GH3.9 isoform X1 — protein sequence MDGKKLEYKGENALKEIEKLTTTAGEVQYGILKEILKRNAETEYLNKYMKGSIDVSQFKSCVPVITYKNIYPYIQRIANGEDSFLITGQTITEILCSSGTSAGEPKLTPSIAEDLDRRTFLYNLIMPIMNQYIPGLDDGKAMYLYFVKAELSTPCGLPFRTVLTSYYKSKHFKCRTRDPFNDFTSPDQAILCNDSNQSMYCQLLAGLVHRHQVMRLGAVFASALLRAISFLERKWAQLCNDIRTGHLDLSIIDPACRSAMMSILSSPNPDLADEIESICSRPSWKGILCHLWPRAKYIEAVVTGSMAQYIPPLEYYSAGKLPLVCTMYASSECYFGVNLKPICDPAEVAFTLLPNMGYFEFLPLGENGALAMDMDEEEAVPNDRLVDLVNVKVGCYYELVVTTFSGLYRYRIGDVLQVTGFHNQAPQFRFICRRNVVLSVDNDKTNEEDLHRSITTAKKLLEPYNALLVEYTSYADTSSVPGHYVLFWEIQMVDSATSIDAKLLQECCVTVEEELDYVYRQCRSREKTIGPLEIRVVEPGTFEALMDLIISQGGSINQYKTPRCIKSSTALKLLNSHALASFSSPRDPKWIPLNG from the exons ATGGATGGGAAGAAACTGGAATACAAGGGTGAAAATGCCTTGAAGGAGATTGAAAAGTTAACGACGACAGCTGGTGAAGTTCAGTATGGCATCTTGAAAGAAATATTAAAGCGAAATGCAGAAACTGAGTATTTGAATAAGTATATGAAAGGATCTATAGATGTTTCTCAGTTTAAAAGTTGTGTCCCGGTTATTACCTACAAGAATATATATCCTTATATCCAGAGAATTGCTAATGGTGAAGACTCTTTCCTCATCACTGGTCAAACCATAACTGAAATTCTGTGCAG CTCGGGAACATCTGCTGGAGAGCCTAAATTAACGCCATCAATAGCAGAAGATCTTGACCGTCGGACCTTTCTTTATAATCTCATCATGCCAATTATGAACCA GTACATTCCCGGTCTTGATGACGGCAAGGCCATGTATCTATACTTTGTCAAGGCTGAATTATCTACACCTTGTGGTCTGCCATTTCGCACTGTGCTCACCAGCTACTACAAGAGTAAGCACTTCAAGTGCCGAACACGAGACCCATTTAATGACTTTACAAGCCCAGATCAGGCAATCTTGTGCAATGATAGCAACCAAAGCATGTACTGCCAGTTGCTTGCTGGTCTAGTACATCGTCACCAGGTTATGAGATTAGGGGCTGTATTTGCATCGGCTCTCCTCCGAGCCATATCTTTTCTTGAGCGTAAATGGGCTCAACTATGCAATGATATCCGCACCGGCCATCTTGACCTGTCGATAATAGACCCTGCATGCCGGTCAGCAATGATGTCTATACTATCATCACCTAACCCCGATCTGGCTGATGAGATTGAGAGCATCTGTAGCCGTCCATCTTGGAAAGGAATCCTGTGTCACCTATGGCCCAGGGCCAAATACATCGAGGCTGTAGTTACTGGCTCCATGGCACAGTATATACCACCTCTCGAGTATTACAGTGCAGGAAAGTTGCCTTTGGTTTGTACTATGTATGCTTCATCCGAGTGTTACTTTGGTGTCAACTTGAAACCAATATGTGACCCTGCAGAAGTAGCATTTACTCTCTTGCCTAACATGGGTTACTTTGAATTTTTACCTTTGGGAGAAAATGGAGCACTTGCCATGGACATGGATGAAGAGGAGGCAGTGCCAAATGACAGGCTTGTTGATTTGGTGAATGTTAAAGTTGGCTGCTATTATGAATTGGTGGTTACTACTTTCTCTG GTCTCTATAGATATCGAATCGGAGATGTGCTCCAGGTGACTGGATTTCACAACCAAGCCCCACAATTCCGATTCATATGCAGGAGGAATGTTGTGCTTAGCGTTGACAATGACAAAACCAACGAGGAAGATCTTCACAGAAGCATCACCACAGCAAAGAAATTGTTAGAACCCTACAACGCCTTGCTTGTGGAGTACACCAGCTATGCCGATACATCCTCTGTCCCTGGACATTACGTACTCTTCTGGGAAATTCAAATGGTAGACTCAGCCACCTCCATTGATGCTAAGCTGCTACAAGAATGTTGTGTTACTGTGGAAGAAGAGCTCGATTATGTCTACAGGCAATGCCGTAGCCGGGAAAAGACCATAGGACCACTTGAGATACGGGTTGTTGAGCCTGGGACATTCGAGGCATTGATGGATTTGATCATCAGCCAAGGGGGCTCAATTAATCAGTACAAAACACCAAGGTGCATCAAGTCAAGTACTGCTCTTAAGTTGCTTAATTCTCATGCCTTGGCTTCATTCTCTAGTCCTAGGGATCCCAAATGGATTCCCTTGAATGGCTAA
- the LOC121209753 gene encoding putative indole-3-acetic acid-amido synthetase GH3.9 isoform X2: MYLYFVKAELSTPCGLPFRTVLTSYYKSKHFKCRTRDPFNDFTSPDQAILCNDSNQSMYCQLLAGLVHRHQVMRLGAVFASALLRAISFLERKWAQLCNDIRTGHLDLSIIDPACRSAMMSILSSPNPDLADEIESICSRPSWKGILCHLWPRAKYIEAVVTGSMAQYIPPLEYYSAGKLPLVCTMYASSECYFGVNLKPICDPAEVAFTLLPNMGYFEFLPLGENGALAMDMDEEEAVPNDRLVDLVNVKVGCYYELVVTTFSGLYRYRIGDVLQVTGFHNQAPQFRFICRRNVVLSVDNDKTNEEDLHRSITTAKKLLEPYNALLVEYTSYADTSSVPGHYVLFWEIQMVDSATSIDAKLLQECCVTVEEELDYVYRQCRSREKTIGPLEIRVVEPGTFEALMDLIISQGGSINQYKTPRCIKSSTALKLLNSHALASFSSPRDPKWIPLNG, from the exons ATGTATCTATACTTTGTCAAGGCTGAATTATCTACACCTTGTGGTCTGCCATTTCGCACTGTGCTCACCAGCTACTACAAGAGTAAGCACTTCAAGTGCCGAACACGAGACCCATTTAATGACTTTACAAGCCCAGATCAGGCAATCTTGTGCAATGATAGCAACCAAAGCATGTACTGCCAGTTGCTTGCTGGTCTAGTACATCGTCACCAGGTTATGAGATTAGGGGCTGTATTTGCATCGGCTCTCCTCCGAGCCATATCTTTTCTTGAGCGTAAATGGGCTCAACTATGCAATGATATCCGCACCGGCCATCTTGACCTGTCGATAATAGACCCTGCATGCCGGTCAGCAATGATGTCTATACTATCATCACCTAACCCCGATCTGGCTGATGAGATTGAGAGCATCTGTAGCCGTCCATCTTGGAAAGGAATCCTGTGTCACCTATGGCCCAGGGCCAAATACATCGAGGCTGTAGTTACTGGCTCCATGGCACAGTATATACCACCTCTCGAGTATTACAGTGCAGGAAAGTTGCCTTTGGTTTGTACTATGTATGCTTCATCCGAGTGTTACTTTGGTGTCAACTTGAAACCAATATGTGACCCTGCAGAAGTAGCATTTACTCTCTTGCCTAACATGGGTTACTTTGAATTTTTACCTTTGGGAGAAAATGGAGCACTTGCCATGGACATGGATGAAGAGGAGGCAGTGCCAAATGACAGGCTTGTTGATTTGGTGAATGTTAAAGTTGGCTGCTATTATGAATTGGTGGTTACTACTTTCTCTG GTCTCTATAGATATCGAATCGGAGATGTGCTCCAGGTGACTGGATTTCACAACCAAGCCCCACAATTCCGATTCATATGCAGGAGGAATGTTGTGCTTAGCGTTGACAATGACAAAACCAACGAGGAAGATCTTCACAGAAGCATCACCACAGCAAAGAAATTGTTAGAACCCTACAACGCCTTGCTTGTGGAGTACACCAGCTATGCCGATACATCCTCTGTCCCTGGACATTACGTACTCTTCTGGGAAATTCAAATGGTAGACTCAGCCACCTCCATTGATGCTAAGCTGCTACAAGAATGTTGTGTTACTGTGGAAGAAGAGCTCGATTATGTCTACAGGCAATGCCGTAGCCGGGAAAAGACCATAGGACCACTTGAGATACGGGTTGTTGAGCCTGGGACATTCGAGGCATTGATGGATTTGATCATCAGCCAAGGGGGCTCAATTAATCAGTACAAAACACCAAGGTGCATCAAGTCAAGTACTGCTCTTAAGTTGCTTAATTCTCATGCCTTGGCTTCATTCTCTAGTCCTAGGGATCCCAAATGGATTCCCTTGAATGGCTAA